A genomic region of Anaerolineales bacterium contains the following coding sequences:
- a CDS encoding CoA ester lyase gives MRPRRTLLYVPGSDWPKMVKAAGLGADCVCLDLEDGVAPSSKAEARRLIAKALSELDFGTSERLLRVNAADSREHAEDLALVQHPQLEGVVLPKAAAAADLGALGAVLAQAEAQRGLAPNTLSLFAQIESARGVVNLQAIASAEAHLVALVFGSEDFASDVGAIRTPGADEVFYARSAVVTYAAAHGLQAIDMLHVDFKDSAGLTRLATQGAQLGYSGMQIVHPAQIAPVQAAFTPSDEAISWARRVVAGYSEHAAAGRGAFALDGKMIDMPLVKAAQRVLARAGE, from the coding sequence ATGCGCCCGCGCCGCACCCTGCTATACGTTCCGGGCAGCGATTGGCCCAAGATGGTGAAGGCCGCTGGCCTGGGCGCCGATTGCGTATGTTTGGACCTGGAAGATGGCGTGGCGCCCAGCAGCAAAGCCGAGGCGCGCCGCCTGATAGCCAAAGCGCTCAGCGAGCTGGATTTTGGTACCAGTGAACGCTTGCTACGCGTCAATGCTGCCGATAGCCGCGAACATGCCGAGGACCTGGCGCTGGTGCAGCACCCACAGCTGGAGGGCGTGGTGTTGCCCAAAGCCGCCGCGGCCGCCGATCTGGGCGCGCTGGGTGCGGTGTTGGCACAAGCCGAAGCGCAGCGCGGGTTGGCGCCCAACACACTTAGCCTGTTTGCTCAGATCGAAAGTGCGCGTGGCGTAGTGAATTTGCAAGCGATTGCCAGTGCTGAAGCACACTTGGTGGCGCTTGTTTTCGGTTCCGAAGATTTCGCCAGCGATGTCGGTGCTATTCGCACTCCCGGCGCAGATGAAGTCTTTTACGCACGCAGCGCGGTGGTGACCTATGCCGCCGCTCACGGGTTGCAGGCCATCGATATGCTCCATGTGGATTTCAAGGACAGTGCCGGCTTGACCCGGTTGGCGACCCAGGGTGCGCAACTGGGCTACAGCGGCATGCAGATCGTGCACCCGGCGCAGATTGCCCCGGTGCAAGCGGCGTTCACGCCGAGCGACGAAGCGATCAGCTGGGCGCGGCGCGTGGTGGCCGGCTACAGCGAGCACGCCGCTGCCGGCCGCGGAGCCTTTGCGCTGGACGGCAAGATGATCGATATGCCTCTGGTGAAAGCGGCGCAGCGTGTGCTGGCGCGTGCCGGCGAATAA